In Paenibacillus sp. G2S3, a single window of DNA contains:
- a CDS encoding DEAD/DEAH box helicase, protein MNMHLRTLTIRLALSQYGDALIYGMNEREDLVPGLQLKQRLFAWHEASFYGTELTVQPAGEGVELVILPTEQVIPFFAEQKLLAHIEWSWEGDAAHLIELAPLLAICLEHKQYIPDISAYRAGRLQWTWDEGALAQVAVENDTAKGALEALNGGSEFSRGLRAAFSAAVSQRYYSTEAEAGDLRSEFPLLFDRSGALAAGMDTAAWLIAIGWKADTAPFRPALQLLEPEGDESPWRLQLILQDKRDESALVPIRLADDGEPHGLWPTAWSAHVHERAAGWLERLRGSLPPERFAAGGDVLAEPLSDAIAWRFLTAESQRLLEAGWQVLLPAWWEAASRKKPRLRAKISSGEDKRSGGESLFGLDSIIDFDWRISIGDVDLTEAEFAELVARGERLVRFKGKWVSLDPALLAQIQRAMAGMDKSQGLSFQDVLQLHLLQASEEADAEATEEQLQEDAARLRLEVELNEHLISLIGQLGQRSQWPKPPVPAGLQAELRTYQHEGYAWLTFLRQFGLGACLADDMGLGKTVQLIAYLLHIKENTDPSSSRRQTDPPGWPALIICPTSVLGNWQKELQRFAPSLNVMLHYGSRRLDAGFFYGAASQADVVLTSYATAALDQELLKEFTWAAICLDEAQNIKNAQTKQSVAVRSFPALHRIALTGTPIENRLSELWSIYDFITPGYLGSAKSFSDRFSNAIEKERDEKRTADLQNLVKPFMLRRKKKDPNIQLDLPDKNEMKTYVHLTAEQAALYDQTVNGLLDRMQKLEGIERKGAILGALTGLKQLCDHPMLVTKEALPETDSDNKLDTSLLINRSSKLERLLDMVKELRAEDERCLIFTQYVGMGKMLQAVLQQELGEPVLYLNGSTSKQARDRMIERFQTPAPSADEGSKRSDAPPSDQPNVFILSLKAGGVGLNLTAANHVFHFDRWWNPAVENQATDRAYRMGQTRDVQVHKFIALGTLEEKIDEMLESKQQLSDNVISSSEGWITELSTEALTDLFTLRRGLTD, encoded by the coding sequence ATGAACATGCATTTACGCACGCTGACCATCCGGCTTGCATTAAGCCAGTATGGCGACGCTTTAATATATGGAATGAATGAAAGAGAAGATCTCGTGCCCGGCTTACAGCTTAAGCAGCGGTTATTCGCCTGGCATGAGGCATCTTTTTATGGTACGGAGTTAACCGTACAGCCAGCCGGCGAAGGTGTGGAGCTAGTGATTCTTCCTACTGAGCAGGTCATCCCCTTCTTTGCCGAGCAGAAGCTTCTGGCGCATATCGAATGGAGCTGGGAGGGCGATGCAGCCCACCTGATAGAACTTGCGCCACTTCTGGCTATATGTCTGGAGCACAAACAGTACATTCCCGATATCTCCGCTTATCGTGCCGGGAGGTTGCAATGGACCTGGGATGAGGGGGCTTTGGCGCAGGTGGCAGTGGAGAATGACACTGCCAAAGGGGCCCTTGAGGCGCTAAATGGCGGCAGCGAATTTAGCCGCGGGTTACGCGCGGCGTTCTCCGCCGCCGTATCGCAGAGGTATTACAGCACGGAAGCCGAAGCAGGCGACCTCCGGAGCGAATTCCCGCTTCTATTCGATAGAAGCGGGGCCCTTGCAGCGGGTATGGATACCGCTGCATGGCTTATCGCCATTGGCTGGAAGGCGGATACCGCGCCTTTCCGGCCTGCACTTCAGCTGCTGGAGCCGGAAGGGGATGAATCCCCTTGGCGGCTGCAGCTGATCCTTCAGGACAAGCGCGATGAATCCGCGCTTGTTCCCATCAGGCTCGCCGATGACGGCGAGCCGCACGGCTTGTGGCCGACAGCATGGTCGGCCCACGTGCATGAGCGCGCCGCGGGATGGCTGGAGCGCCTCCGCGGTAGTCTGCCGCCCGAGCGCTTCGCGGCGGGCGGCGACGTACTGGCCGAACCGCTCAGCGATGCCATCGCTTGGCGGTTCTTGACGGCCGAGAGCCAGCGGCTGCTAGAAGCAGGCTGGCAAGTGCTGCTGCCGGCGTGGTGGGAAGCCGCCAGCCGGAAAAAACCGCGCCTGCGCGCCAAGATCAGCTCCGGCGAGGACAAACGCAGCGGCGGCGAGTCGCTGTTCGGCCTCGATTCGATCATCGATTTCGATTGGCGAATCTCCATCGGTGACGTCGACCTCACCGAAGCTGAATTTGCCGAGCTGGTCGCAAGAGGGGAACGACTCGTCCGTTTCAAGGGCAAATGGGTCTCGCTCGATCCCGCGCTGCTGGCGCAAATCCAAAGAGCCATGGCCGGTATGGACAAGTCGCAAGGCTTATCCTTCCAAGATGTGCTTCAGCTTCATTTGCTACAAGCGAGTGAGGAAGCTGACGCTGAGGCTACAGAAGAGCAGCTTCAAGAGGATGCGGCCCGCCTGCGTCTCGAGGTAGAGCTAAACGAGCATTTGATCAGCCTCATTGGTCAGCTCGGGCAGCGCTCACAGTGGCCAAAGCCTCCGGTACCCGCAGGACTTCAGGCAGAGCTGCGCACCTATCAGCATGAAGGATATGCTTGGCTGACTTTCCTGCGTCAATTCGGTTTGGGCGCTTGTCTAGCCGATGATATGGGACTTGGTAAGACCGTCCAGCTCATCGCATATTTACTTCACATCAAAGAAAATACCGATCCAAGCTCATCCCGTCGCCAGACTGACCCACCGGGTTGGCCTGCGCTGATCATCTGTCCAACCTCCGTGCTGGGCAACTGGCAGAAGGAACTGCAGCGCTTCGCACCTTCTTTGAATGTGATGCTTCACTACGGAAGTCGCCGTCTGGACGCAGGATTCTTCTATGGTGCTGCTTCCCAAGCCGACGTGGTACTAACCTCTTATGCGACTGCGGCGCTTGATCAGGAATTACTGAAAGAATTCACTTGGGCGGCGATTTGTCTTGATGAAGCACAGAACATCAAGAATGCTCAAACGAAGCAGTCGGTAGCTGTACGCAGCTTCCCGGCTTTACACCGAATTGCGCTAACAGGAACACCTATAGAGAACAGATTATCCGAGCTGTGGTCCATTTATGATTTTATAACCCCAGGTTATCTAGGCAGCGCCAAATCCTTTAGCGACCGATTCAGCAATGCCATCGAGAAGGAACGTGACGAGAAGCGTACAGCGGATCTACAGAATCTCGTGAAGCCGTTCATGCTGCGCCGTAAGAAAAAGGATCCTAACATCCAGCTCGATCTGCCCGATAAAAACGAGATGAAAACCTATGTTCACCTGACAGCTGAACAAGCTGCGCTCTATGATCAGACCGTAAACGGACTGCTCGACCGTATGCAGAAGCTGGAGGGTATTGAGCGTAAGGGCGCCATTCTTGGGGCTTTGACCGGACTTAAGCAGCTATGTGATCACCCGATGCTGGTGACCAAGGAGGCCCTCCCTGAAACCGATTCGGACAACAAACTGGATACCAGTCTACTCATTAACCGTTCCTCTAAACTTGAAAGACTGCTGGATATGGTTAAGGAACTGCGTGCAGAGGATGAGCGCTGTCTTATCTTTACGCAATATGTCGGGATGGGAAAAATGCTTCAGGCTGTTCTACAGCAGGAGCTGGGGGAGCCTGTCCTTTATTTGAACGGAAGCACCTCCAAACAGGCGCGTGACCGAATGATTGAGCGATTTCAGACGCCCGCACCTTCTGCGGACGAAGGGTCTAAACGTTCAGATGCACCACCGTCCGATCAGCCGAATGTATTCATTCTTTCACTCAAAGCTGGAGGTGTTGGTCTGAACTTAACAGCAGCTAACCACGTATTCCACTTCGACCGATGGTGGAATCCAGCCGTTGAGAATCAGGCGACGGACCGCGCTTATCGGATGGGCCAGACGCGTGATGTACAGGTGCATAAATTCATCGCCCTCGGGACGCTCGAAGAAAAAATTGATGAGATGCTGGAGAGTAAGCAGCAGCTAAGCGATAATGTCATCTCCAGCTCTGAAGGCTGGATTACCGAGCTGTCTACTGAGGCTTTGACAGACCTATTTACATTGCGGCGAGGCTTAACAGACTAA
- a CDS encoding SWIM zinc finger family protein, with the protein MQPTYPMDDTQWSKLIQNVAYYFDDLTLKRGFQYYKQSRIRSFTMTEPSKITALVEGREDYRVTIDLDSFTRCHCNCPVSGHCKHMAAVLLSFAEQQNRSVQVLANAKAASFLPKTSISSPVGTDGKQQQQLKEHVSRIADGGITEWREYFAFCITPLAHTTRNPEYVDRALSSITKFKPKLSPEMDKLFTLHAHLFLLEKLAKPSANLPGQVAFTSSLGYYTQVAVSELQEAITRLLKSTLPLSPEQAQEYDLWPHIVETLSYLRREMLTESRDRLRDQPSFSLCYDLLWRNWIYPNTGGTKLYLDEIKQLQQAESELGASLSRHAWLLAQSRMYFYLKDDPKAWELLNKAAERPGLHPDELMSFTSPLLDAGEWSRLVGWLAQIGPLLSSRLYNLNNYSNSWEEAVRHLPEAEPKMWNTLATMLPISGEVYEEKLITYEKWQTWMDYQLSIGKLPSEFRVTDLQPMEKNAPEVLLPFYHQAVERFVLDKNRHSYKAAVKLLKRLSKLYKKMKQEERWEEFLIAFTTKHSRLRALQEELRKGKLIP; encoded by the coding sequence ATGCAACCAACCTATCCTATGGATGATACGCAGTGGAGTAAGCTCATCCAGAATGTCGCCTATTATTTCGATGACCTCACCCTCAAGCGAGGGTTCCAATATTATAAGCAAAGCCGTATTCGCTCGTTCACCATGACAGAGCCGTCTAAGATAACTGCACTTGTTGAAGGTAGAGAGGATTACCGCGTTACGATTGATCTGGACAGCTTCACTCGGTGTCATTGTAACTGCCCGGTTTCAGGTCATTGCAAGCATATGGCTGCCGTGCTGCTCAGTTTTGCTGAACAACAGAATAGGTCTGTACAAGTTCTAGCTAACGCCAAGGCCGCATCTTTTCTCCCAAAAACATCAATTAGTTCACCTGTCGGAACCGATGGAAAGCAACAACAGCAGCTAAAAGAGCATGTCAGCCGGATCGCTGACGGAGGCATCACGGAGTGGCGCGAGTATTTTGCATTCTGCATCACGCCTCTGGCACATACCACTCGGAATCCTGAATATGTGGATCGAGCATTATCTTCCATTACTAAATTCAAGCCGAAGTTATCACCGGAAATGGACAAGCTATTTACCCTGCATGCTCATCTTTTTCTTCTAGAAAAGCTGGCTAAGCCTTCCGCTAATCTACCCGGTCAGGTCGCCTTCACCTCATCACTCGGCTATTACACGCAAGTAGCGGTCTCAGAGCTACAGGAAGCAATCACACGTCTGTTAAAAAGCACACTCCCGCTGTCTCCCGAGCAAGCGCAGGAATACGATCTGTGGCCGCATATCGTCGAGACCCTCTCCTACTTGCGGCGTGAGATGTTGACGGAGTCGCGCGATCGCTTGCGGGATCAGCCCTCTTTTTCACTGTGCTATGACCTGCTGTGGAGAAACTGGATTTATCCGAATACCGGTGGAACTAAGCTTTATCTGGATGAAATCAAACAGCTTCAGCAGGCAGAAAGTGAATTAGGCGCTTCCCTGTCACGCCATGCGTGGCTGTTAGCCCAGAGCCGCATGTATTTTTATCTGAAGGATGACCCAAAGGCTTGGGAATTACTGAATAAGGCTGCCGAGCGCCCAGGTCTCCATCCTGATGAGCTTATGAGCTTCACCTCCCCGCTTCTGGATGCAGGTGAATGGTCACGCTTGGTGGGCTGGCTTGCTCAGATCGGTCCGCTGCTGAGCAGCAGACTCTATAATCTAAATAACTATTCGAACAGCTGGGAAGAGGCCGTTCGCCACCTTCCTGAAGCTGAGCCGAAGATGTGGAATACATTAGCCACCATGTTACCTATCTCTGGAGAAGTATATGAAGAGAAGTTAATTACCTATGAAAAATGGCAGACATGGATGGATTATCAACTGTCCATCGGTAAGCTGCCTTCCGAATTTCGTGTTACAGACCTCCAGCCTATGGAGAAAAACGCACCCGAAGTTCTGCTACCCTTCTACCATCAGGCCGTCGAAAGATTTGTGCTGGATAAGAATAGACATAGCTACAAAGCGGCTGTGAAACTATTGAAGCGATTATCCAAGCTATATAAAAAAATGAAACAAGAAGAACGGTGGGAAGAGTTCCTCATTGCCTTCACCACAAAGCACAGCAGACTCCGTGCGCTGCAAGAGGAGCTTCGGAAAGGAAAGCTAATACCATGA
- a CDS encoding Hsp20/alpha crystallin family protein, with translation MFDLVPFGKRRDDAFGMLAKSLNDVFNDDFFAPIKSSTMSFRTDIRESEQAYLIEAELPGFKKEEIDIDYASPYLTIKAVRKEENAEENKDHQIVRRERRYGEYVRRFYVQDIAVEEIRASLKDGLLKLEVPKQQKPQGKRIEIQDGDSSASQSE, from the coding sequence ATGTTTGATTTGGTTCCTTTTGGTAAACGTAGAGATGATGCTTTTGGTATGCTGGCTAAGTCTTTGAATGATGTTTTTAATGATGATTTTTTTGCACCGATCAAGAGCTCCACGATGTCCTTCAGAACGGATATTCGCGAGAGTGAGCAGGCTTACCTGATTGAAGCTGAACTTCCTGGCTTTAAAAAAGAAGAAATCGACATTGATTACGCCAGCCCTTACTTGACGATTAAAGCGGTGCGGAAGGAAGAGAATGCGGAGGAGAACAAGGATCATCAAATTGTACGTAGAGAACGTCGATATGGTGAATATGTTCGCAGATTCTATGTTCAGGATATTGCAGTGGAAGAGATTCGCGCGTCTTTGAAAGACGGATTACTAAAGCTGGAAGTTCCAAAACAGCAAAAACCGCAAGGGAAACGCATTGAGATTCAAGACGGAGATTCTAGCGCTTCGCAGTCTGAATAA
- a CDS encoding J domain-containing protein — MANKSYYDALGVSKTATKQEIKKAYQKLAKKWHPDVNKAPEAEVKFKEAAEAYEVLGNEEKRKLYDEELLYGAQRGRAGGGASSGASSWDSNFGGSWGGGTYSAGGSGISEEDLFGMFFGNRGSADRAGFDFFSSSGSGRSSGNPWGEARSSTQAQLDITLEQAYKGATVRVQIGDKTVDVQVPRGSSEGTILKIAGTTQSGIAPGGDVLLALHILPHDIYELRDDDLYGVVEVAPWQAVLGGEVKVPLPGGGAVKLKIPAGIQSGKTLRIPGKGLKRDNGANGDILFGIEIVVPEPTSEAEKNLYRKLADSSPFEARPKRQSAGAQRPKAKVGN; from the coding sequence GTGGCTAACAAAAGCTATTATGATGCTTTGGGCGTGAGCAAAACAGCAACTAAACAGGAAATTAAAAAGGCTTATCAAAAGCTAGCCAAAAAGTGGCATCCCGATGTGAACAAAGCCCCTGAGGCAGAGGTGAAATTCAAAGAAGCGGCTGAAGCCTATGAAGTGCTGGGTAATGAGGAGAAGCGGAAGCTTTACGATGAGGAGCTGCTTTATGGGGCTCAGCGCGGTAGAGCTGGTGGAGGTGCGTCGAGCGGAGCCTCTTCGTGGGATTCGAACTTTGGTGGAAGCTGGGGCGGCGGAACTTATTCTGCAGGAGGTTCTGGCATTTCGGAGGAAGATTTGTTCGGAATGTTTTTTGGGAATCGGGGATCGGCGGATCGCGCCGGCTTTGATTTCTTTTCTAGTAGTGGCAGTGGGCGGTCGAGCGGCAATCCATGGGGTGAGGCGCGTAGTTCGACGCAGGCGCAGCTGGATATTACGTTGGAGCAGGCCTATAAGGGAGCAACTGTAAGAGTTCAGATCGGTGATAAAACTGTGGACGTTCAAGTTCCGCGGGGATCTAGTGAAGGCACGATTTTAAAAATCGCAGGAACCACTCAGAGTGGTATAGCTCCAGGCGGCGATGTACTGCTGGCACTTCATATTCTTCCTCATGATATATACGAGCTTCGAGATGATGATCTATACGGCGTGGTTGAAGTTGCTCCGTGGCAAGCGGTATTGGGTGGAGAGGTGAAGGTTCCATTACCGGGTGGCGGTGCGGTGAAATTGAAGATTCCTGCAGGAATTCAAAGTGGCAAAACACTGCGTATCCCCGGTAAGGGCTTGAAACGTGACAATGGTGCGAACGGTGATATTTTATTTGGAATTGAGATTGTTGTCCCTGAGCCAACTAGTGAAGCGGAGAAGAACCTCTATCGTAAGCTGGCTGATTCCAGCCCTTTCGAAGCGAGACCTAAACGTCAAAGCGCTGGTGCGCAGCGCCCGAAGGCAAAAGTGGGTAATTAA
- the clpB gene encoding ATP-dependent chaperone ClpB, producing the protein MDFNKLTQKLQEAVAAAQSLASDSGHQEIDNLHLLKALLQQQEGLLPRLLQKMNVPVAEMLRSTDELLQRKPSISGSGASTVRRYASQSLIHLLEQAEKEAAKMQDEFVSVEHGVLAMVSDSSSDNRELRDLFVSRGLTREKLMSILAEIRGHQRVTSREPEATYEVLEKYGRDLVAEVRAGKIDPVIGRDAEIRRVIRILSRKTKNNPVLIGEPGVGKTAIVEGLAHRIVRKDVPEGLKDKTIFSLDMSSLVAGAKFRGEFEERLQAVLREVRESNGRIILFIDELHTIVGAGKTEGSMDAGNMLKPMLARGELHCIGATTLDEYRKYIEKDPALERRFQQVLVSEPDVEDTISILRGLKERFEVHHGVKIHDSALVAAGVLSNRYITDRFLPDKAIDLVDEACAMIRTEIDSMPGEMDEVTRRLMQMEIEEAALKKETDDASKRRLEILQRELADLKEKQLGMTARWEKEKSAIQGIRDLKKGLEQARKDLVDAQEEYDLNKSAELSYGIIPDLERQLKAAEEAAQQDQDTRLLREAVTEEEIADIVSRWTGVPVSRLVEGERDKLLRLEETLHERVVGQDEAVSLVADAVLRARAGIKDPNRPIGSFLFLGPTGVGKTELAKSLAVSLFDREDGMIRIDMSEYMEKHSVSRLVGAPPGYVGYEEGGQLTEAVRRQPYTVVLLDEVEKAHPDVFNILLQLLDDGRLTDSQGRMVDFKNTIIIMTSNIGSPHLIQGTDEKGQLTESAKDSVMKELTGHFRPEFLNRVDDIVMFKPLTLGEIEKIVDKLVDGLRLRLADREIALELTEPAVRFIAKEGFDPVYGARPLKRFIQRSLETRVARAIIAGEAAEGTVIQVDESGGGLTVSIIKPDVDTM; encoded by the coding sequence ATGGATTTCAATAAACTTACTCAAAAGCTGCAGGAAGCAGTGGCTGCGGCGCAGTCGCTGGCTTCGGACAGCGGACATCAGGAGATCGATAATCTCCATCTGTTAAAAGCGTTACTTCAGCAGCAAGAAGGCTTGCTGCCAAGATTGCTGCAAAAGATGAATGTCCCCGTAGCTGAGATGCTGCGCAGCACGGATGAACTGCTTCAGCGCAAGCCGAGCATAAGCGGATCAGGAGCAAGCACGGTACGGCGTTATGCCTCGCAGTCGCTGATCCATCTACTGGAGCAGGCGGAGAAGGAAGCGGCGAAAATGCAAGACGAGTTTGTTTCGGTAGAGCATGGCGTGCTGGCCATGGTGTCGGATTCGAGCAGCGATAATCGTGAGCTGCGTGATCTTTTTGTTAGTCGTGGATTAACACGCGAGAAGCTGATGTCTATACTTGCTGAGATTCGTGGACATCAGCGTGTAACGAGTCGGGAGCCGGAGGCTACTTATGAGGTGCTGGAGAAATACGGACGTGATCTTGTAGCAGAGGTTCGCGCGGGCAAGATCGATCCAGTCATCGGACGTGACGCAGAGATACGCCGCGTGATCCGAATTCTGTCCCGTAAAACGAAGAATAACCCTGTGCTGATCGGTGAGCCAGGTGTAGGTAAAACAGCGATTGTGGAAGGCTTGGCCCACCGGATTGTACGCAAAGACGTACCGGAGGGGCTGAAGGATAAGACGATTTTCTCACTGGATATGAGTTCCCTTGTAGCAGGCGCGAAGTTCCGTGGTGAATTTGAAGAACGTCTGCAGGCGGTACTTAGGGAGGTTCGTGAAAGTAACGGCCGAATTATTCTTTTTATCGATGAGCTGCATACGATTGTAGGCGCAGGTAAAACCGAAGGCTCGATGGATGCGGGCAATATGCTGAAGCCGATGCTGGCTCGGGGCGAGCTGCACTGTATCGGTGCTACAACGCTCGATGAATATCGCAAGTATATTGAGAAGGACCCTGCGCTGGAGCGCCGTTTCCAACAGGTACTGGTCAGTGAACCGGATGTAGAGGATACGATCTCGATTTTGCGTGGATTGAAGGAGCGTTTCGAAGTCCATCACGGGGTCAAAATCCATGACAGCGCCCTCGTCGCTGCAGGCGTTCTATCTAACCGCTACATTACGGATCGTTTTTTACCGGATAAAGCGATCGACTTAGTCGATGAAGCTTGTGCCATGATTCGTACGGAGATTGACTCCATGCCGGGTGAGATGGATGAAGTGACTCGTCGTCTAATGCAGATGGAGATTGAAGAAGCAGCGCTCAAAAAAGAAACGGATGACGCCAGCAAACGCCGTCTGGAAATTTTACAACGTGAGCTCGCCGATCTCAAGGAGAAGCAGCTTGGGATGACGGCGCGCTGGGAGAAGGAAAAGTCTGCGATACAAGGCATCCGCGACCTCAAAAAAGGGCTGGAGCAAGCCCGCAAGGATTTGGTCGATGCACAGGAGGAATACGATCTTAATAAATCAGCCGAATTGAGCTATGGCATCATTCCTGATCTAGAGCGGCAATTGAAAGCAGCGGAAGAAGCGGCACAGCAGGATCAGGATACTAGATTATTGCGTGAAGCTGTAACCGAGGAGGAAATCGCAGATATTGTCTCGCGTTGGACGGGCGTGCCAGTTAGCCGACTGGTTGAAGGCGAACGGGATAAGCTGCTGCGTCTGGAAGAAACGCTGCATGAACGAGTTGTGGGTCAAGATGAAGCTGTCAGCTTGGTGGCTGATGCCGTGCTTCGGGCAAGAGCTGGGATCAAAGATCCGAATCGGCCGATCGGTTCCTTCCTGTTCCTCGGTCCGACTGGGGTAGGGAAAACGGAGCTGGCTAAATCGCTCGCGGTCTCTCTCTTTGATCGCGAAGATGGCATGATTCGTATCGATATGTCGGAGTACATGGAGAAGCATAGTGTTTCTCGCTTGGTCGGTGCGCCTCCGGGATATGTTGGATATGAGGAAGGTGGTCAGCTTACAGAAGCTGTACGGCGTCAGCCTTATACAGTAGTGCTGCTCGATGAAGTGGAGAAGGCCCATCCCGATGTATTTAATATTCTACTGCAGCTGCTTGATGATGGACGGCTGACCGATTCGCAGGGCCGGATGGTCGACTTCAAGAACACGATCATTATTATGACCTCAAATATCGGTTCACCACATCTGATTCAAGGCACCGATGAGAAGGGTCAGCTTACGGAGTCTGCCAAGGATAGCGTAATGAAGGAACTAACTGGTCATTTCCGTCCAGAGTTCCTGAACCGGGTTGACGATATTGTGATGTTCAAGCCGTTGACCCTGGGCGAGATCGAGAAAATCGTGGACAAACTGGTGGACGGATTACGTTTACGTCTTGCTGACCGGGAGATTGCTCTTGAGTTAACTGAACCCGCGGTACGTTTTATCGCTAAGGAAGGTTTTGATCCAGTGTATGGGGCGAGACCGCTGAAACGCTTCATCCAGCGAAGTCTGGAGACCCGTGTGGCACGTGCGATCATTGCTGGTGAAGCCGCAGAAGGTACGGTGATTCAAGTAGACGAATCCGGCGGCGGCCTGACGGTGAGCATTATAAAGCCAGATGTTGATACTATGTAA